One region of Chlorobiota bacterium genomic DNA includes:
- a CDS encoding site-specific DNA-methyltransferase: MGTTHHRIINGDSRTMKETADRSVHLAITSPPYWQLKDYGSDHQLGFHESYESYINNLNLVWKECHRVLHDGCRLCINIGDQFARSAYYGRYKVIPIRTEIIKCCESLGFDYMGAVIWQKITTTNTTGGGVQMGSYPYPRNGILKLDYEFVLIFKKLGDAPKPTPQQKEDSKMTAEEWNTFFAGHWNFAGAKQDSHIAMFPEELPRRLTKMFSFVGETVLDPFLGSGTTALVAKNLGRNSIGYEINPEFLPIIQKKIGVHQLALDGTTFEFIQQHSPPEISAELRDLPYIFRDPHGFNRTIDPAEIRSFKKNKKSTGRNFPQ; this comes from the coding sequence ATGGGAACAACGCATCATCGCATCATCAACGGCGACAGCCGCACCATGAAGGAAACCGCGGACCGCTCGGTTCACCTTGCCATCACCTCGCCGCCATACTGGCAGCTGAAGGATTACGGTTCCGATCACCAGCTTGGGTTCCACGAATCCTACGAAAGCTACATCAACAACCTGAACCTTGTTTGGAAGGAGTGCCACCGGGTGCTGCATGATGGCTGCCGGCTGTGCATCAATATCGGCGACCAGTTTGCACGCTCGGCATATTATGGCCGCTACAAGGTTATCCCTATTCGGACGGAGATCATCAAGTGCTGCGAGTCGCTGGGGTTCGATTACATGGGGGCGGTGATCTGGCAGAAAATCACCACCACCAACACCACCGGCGGCGGGGTGCAAATGGGGTCCTATCCCTACCCGCGCAACGGAATTTTGAAATTGGATTATGAGTTTGTGCTGATTTTTAAAAAACTTGGCGATGCCCCAAAACCAACACCGCAGCAAAAAGAAGATTCAAAAATGACCGCCGAAGAATGGAACACATTTTTTGCGGGCCACTGGAATTTTGCGGGGGCCAAGCAGGATAGCCACATCGCCATGTTCCCCGAAGAATTGCCGCGAAGGCTAACGAAAATGTTCTCCTTTGTTGGCGAAACCGTGCTGGACCCATTTCTTGGAAGCGGAACCACCGCGCTGGTAGCAAAAAATCTTGGAAGAAATTCGATAGGGTACGAAATCAACCCAGAATTTCTGCCGATTATTCAGAAAAAAATCGGGGTCCACCAGCTTGCGTTGGATGGGACAACGTTTGAGTTTATCCAGCAACATTCTCCGCCAGAAATTTCTGCGGAGTTGCGTGACCTTCCCTACATTTTTCGCGATCCCCACGGATTTAATCGCACGATTGATCCAGCAGAAATTCGCTCGTTCAAAAAAAATAAAAAATCCACCGGCCGGAATTTCCCACAGTAG